The following proteins are encoded in a genomic region of Bosea beijingensis:
- a CDS encoding peroxiredoxin, giving the protein MTLQLGDTVPDFRAETTMGPIRFHDWIEGSWAVLFSHPKNFTPVCTTELGDVARLKPEFDRRGVKVIGLSVDELARHSDWEDDIEETQGQRVNFPLIADFDRKVASLYGMIHPNASDTMTVRSVFVIGPDKKLKLSLTYPASTGRNFDEILRTIDSLQLTAGHSVATPSNWQPGGDVIIVPSLSDEAAKEKFPNGWKTLKPYLRVVPQPKT; this is encoded by the coding sequence ATGACACTTCAACTCGGAGACACCGTTCCCGATTTCCGGGCCGAGACCACGATGGGGCCGATCCGCTTCCATGACTGGATCGAAGGCTCCTGGGCGGTGCTGTTCTCCCACCCGAAGAATTTCACGCCGGTCTGCACCACCGAGCTCGGCGACGTCGCGCGGCTGAAGCCCGAATTTGACAGGCGCGGCGTCAAGGTGATCGGGCTCAGCGTCGATGAGCTCGCCCGCCATAGCGACTGGGAAGACGATATCGAGGAGACCCAGGGCCAGCGCGTCAACTTCCCCCTGATCGCGGATTTCGATCGGAAGGTTGCCAGCCTCTACGGCATGATCCACCCTAATGCGAGCGACACCATGACGGTGCGATCTGTCTTCGTGATCGGACCGGACAAGAAGCTCAAGCTCAGCCTGACCTATCCGGCCAGCACGGGGCGCAACTTCGACGAGATCCTACGCACGATCGATTCGCTCCAGCTCACCGCCGGCCACAGCGTGGCAACCCCGTCGAACTGGCAGCCCGGCGGCGACGTGATCATCGTGCCCTCGCTATCCGATGAGGCGGCGAAAGAGAAATTCCCCAACGGCTGGAAGACGCTCAAACCCTATCTGCGCGTCGTGCCGCAGCCCAAGACCTGA
- a CDS encoding heavy-metal-associated domain-containing protein, translating into MSTLELPIGGMNHTACTKKLQGALRKLPGVDDVEILLSAEKAVIVRSSERVQIA; encoded by the coding sequence GTGAGCACGCTCGAGCTTCCGATCGGCGGCATGAACCACACCGCCTGCACCAAGAAGCTCCAGGGTGCTCTCAGGAAGCTGCCCGGCGTCGACGACGTCGAGATTCTGCTGAGCGCTGAGAAGGCGGTGATCGTCCGGTCGAGCGAGCGGGTGCAGATCGCCTGA
- a CDS encoding heavy-metal-associated domain-containing protein: MAENSSQTLEFKIEGMDCGHCVSSIEKAIRALPGVEAVKVSLSDKSAIVKHDPAAISQHAVFEAVEDAGFDVPR; encoded by the coding sequence ATGGCCGAAAATTCATCTCAGACTCTCGAATTCAAGATTGAGGGCATGGATTGCGGGCATTGTGTCAGCTCCATCGAGAAGGCGATCCGCGCGCTTCCAGGGGTTGAAGCCGTGAAGGTGTCGCTCTCGGACAAGAGCGCGATTGTGAAGCACGATCCGGCAGCGATTTCGCAACACGCGGTCTTCGAAGCGGTCGAGGACGCCGGGTTCGACGTGCCGCGGTGA
- a CDS encoding manganese efflux pump MntP family protein — MSPVSIAVLAVGMSVDALLASVGRGAASSRPRFLEALRTGAVFGIVETITPLVGWAAGLAASQYVAAVDHWIAFVLLGIVGGRMVLHSFAPAELRSESVQSRSLWTLMATAVGTSIDAMAVGVSLAFLDVNIIIVAAAIGFATFLMSTAGMMAGNMIGAKFGRWAERVGGGALIGLGISILLSHLTAA, encoded by the coding sequence ATGTCACCTGTTTCGATTGCGGTGCTCGCTGTGGGCATGTCCGTCGACGCGTTGTTGGCTTCGGTGGGGCGCGGAGCAGCCTCATCCCGACCTCGCTTTCTCGAGGCGCTACGGACCGGAGCTGTCTTTGGCATCGTTGAAACCATCACGCCGCTCGTCGGTTGGGCAGCCGGCCTGGCCGCAAGCCAGTACGTTGCGGCGGTCGACCATTGGATTGCGTTTGTGCTGTTGGGCATTGTCGGCGGCAGGATGGTTCTGCATTCGTTTGCGCCCGCAGAACTGCGCTCCGAGTCGGTCCAGAGCCGTTCCCTATGGACCCTCATGGCGACGGCCGTCGGCACCAGCATCGACGCCATGGCTGTCGGCGTCTCTCTCGCCTTCCTCGATGTCAATATCATCATCGTTGCAGCCGCCATCGGCTTCGCAACGTTCCTTATGTCCACTGCCGGAATGATGGCCGGCAACATGATCGGTGCCAAATTTGGACGATGGGCGGAGCGCGTCGGCGGCGGCGCGTTGATTGGATTAGGGATTTCGATCCTGTTGAGCCACCTCACCGCGGCTTGA
- a CDS encoding LysR family transcriptional regulator, with the protein MDLRQLEAFAAVMSAGSITGAARLLGRSQPALTRLIQDLENSLGFSLLHRSGPRVTTTEQGLRFYQEVEPVLAWLRQLRERADAIAVDKPRSLSIASIASFSVGMLPAALRRLGLDNLPDQVHIRTAIAEQVVQDIATQVSEIGVTSLPVDHPALEIHWIGEAPCVAAIASDDPLAELDCVPLSALAGRRLITLANPFRWRRRVDLALEANGITPAAVLDTNTSNAAIMSARAGLGVALIEPIIAYGMPVEGVVIRPIDVKISFFWAIVTPYGRPLAAQVAGLIDKFDEIARETIPGFVRHPAEARQQLVADLARPAYSSER; encoded by the coding sequence ATGGATCTACGTCAGCTTGAAGCATTTGCGGCGGTCATGTCCGCTGGGAGCATCACTGGCGCGGCGCGGCTCCTCGGGCGATCGCAGCCCGCGCTGACGCGCCTCATTCAGGACCTCGAAAATTCGCTTGGCTTCAGCCTGCTTCATCGAAGCGGACCGCGCGTAACGACCACTGAACAGGGCCTTCGCTTCTATCAAGAGGTCGAGCCAGTGCTGGCTTGGCTCCGACAACTGCGAGAGCGGGCAGACGCGATCGCGGTCGACAAGCCACGGTCGCTCTCCATCGCGTCGATCGCATCCTTCTCGGTAGGAATGCTGCCGGCTGCTCTCCGTCGCCTTGGGCTCGATAATCTCCCTGACCAGGTTCACATTCGCACCGCGATTGCCGAGCAAGTCGTTCAGGACATCGCTACGCAGGTGTCAGAGATCGGCGTCACGAGCTTGCCGGTGGATCATCCGGCGTTGGAAATCCATTGGATCGGTGAAGCCCCTTGCGTCGCCGCGATCGCATCTGACGATCCTCTCGCAGAGCTGGATTGCGTGCCATTGTCGGCTTTGGCGGGGCGCCGCCTGATCACGCTGGCCAACCCGTTCAGATGGCGGCGGCGGGTCGATCTCGCCTTGGAAGCTAACGGAATAACTCCCGCCGCAGTGTTGGACACCAACACGTCGAATGCGGCCATCATGTCGGCCCGGGCTGGTCTGGGGGTAGCGCTGATCGAGCCGATCATCGCTTATGGAATGCCTGTCGAAGGCGTGGTGATCAGACCGATCGACGTGAAGATCTCATTTTTCTGGGCGATTGTTACGCCGTACGGTCGTCCATTGGCCGCGCAGGTTGCGGGCTTGATCGACAAGTTCGACGAGATTGCCCGGGAGACCATACCGGGTTTCGTCAGGCACCCTGCGGAGGCAAGGCAGCAACTCGTGGCCGATCTCGCACGGCCGGCATACTCATCCGAACGCTGA
- a CDS encoding NAD/NADP octopine/nopaline dehydrogenase family protein translates to MRVGILGAGGIAFGAAAYLHLNGHEPILWSPSGRGTAELAAGAALKASGALDLSFHPRIASSAEEAIAGSDVAMLAMPGNAHRMAMEEIARNLRDGQPTIISSHLSFGALYLSRLLSERGIKAPIIAWGTTLTTGRKQGPTEVGVNSVRSKIDLATVPESDSEIGKTLCTELFGDRFVRRDGLLAISLSNLNPQNHLAISLFNLTRMERGERWGQAENVTASVGRVMEQLDAERLAIAAEFGVPVRSIKEHYSFSYQLPIASIAEMNAELHKRGKGSFGPPTTESRYVLEDAPFGLWPTILLGRLAGRPASLHEAGLALLSAAYGRPLADDNDLLPLLDIQNLSRDYLQEISRVGM, encoded by the coding sequence ATGCGTGTCGGCATTCTCGGTGCGGGCGGCATCGCCTTCGGAGCGGCTGCATATCTTCATCTGAACGGGCATGAGCCGATTCTCTGGTCCCCGTCCGGACGCGGCACGGCCGAGCTCGCGGCCGGGGCAGCGCTGAAAGCGTCAGGTGCTCTGGACCTGAGCTTTCACCCTCGGATCGCTTCGAGTGCAGAGGAGGCGATCGCCGGCTCTGATGTGGCGATGCTCGCCATGCCCGGGAACGCCCATCGCATGGCCATGGAAGAGATCGCCCGCAATCTGCGCGATGGCCAGCCGACAATCATCAGCTCCCACCTTTCGTTCGGAGCTCTCTATCTGTCGCGGTTGCTTTCCGAGCGAGGCATCAAGGCCCCGATCATCGCCTGGGGGACAACGCTGACGACCGGGCGCAAGCAGGGACCCACCGAGGTTGGCGTGAACTCCGTTCGTTCCAAGATCGACCTCGCGACAGTGCCCGAAAGCGACAGCGAGATCGGCAAGACGCTTTGCACCGAGCTGTTCGGCGATCGATTTGTTCGTCGCGACGGATTGCTGGCCATCTCGCTCAGCAATCTCAATCCACAAAATCACCTGGCCATCTCTCTTTTCAACCTCACGCGAATGGAGCGCGGGGAACGATGGGGCCAGGCGGAAAACGTCACAGCCTCAGTGGGGCGGGTCATGGAGCAACTGGACGCCGAACGGCTGGCGATCGCAGCGGAATTCGGCGTCCCGGTGCGATCGATCAAGGAGCACTATTCGTTTTCCTATCAGCTCCCCATCGCCAGCATCGCAGAGATGAACGCGGAGCTTCACAAGCGCGGGAAAGGCAGCTTTGGGCCGCCGACAACGGAGAGCCGCTACGTCCTCGAGGACGCTCCGTTCGGCCTATGGCCAACGATATTGCTCGGCCGTCTCGCAGGGCGTCCAGCCAGTCTTCACGAGGCAGGCTTGGCGCTGCTGTCGGCGGCATACGGCCGTCCGCTTGCCGACGACAACGACCTGTTGCCGTTGCTCGACATCCAAAACCTGTCACGCGACTACCTTCAGGAGATCTCCCGCGTTGGCATGTGA
- a CDS encoding peroxidase-related enzyme (This protein belongs to a clade of uncharacterized proteins related to peroxidases such as the alkylhydroperoxidase AhpD.) produces MTRVVENFTTQVPVWSPYIKPVELASATPEQLAAMQVTPSNKGVSPYVLTLAHDPESLAVRSPLFNQIMYGKDGLSSAERELGAVGASVVNRCIYCAAVHASRFNNLSKRPGVIDEIFERERQARLEPRDQAIFDFSAQLSETPPAIPKTAAADLANAGLNTLEAVDLVLSSALFGWANRLMHTLGEPTEREQAPR; encoded by the coding sequence ATGACCCGCGTCGTCGAAAACTTCACCACGCAGGTCCCTGTTTGGTCGCCCTACATAAAGCCGGTCGAGTTGGCGTCTGCGACGCCGGAGCAGTTGGCCGCAATGCAGGTTACCCCATCCAACAAGGGGGTTTCGCCGTATGTGCTGACCCTCGCGCATGATCCGGAGTCGCTAGCCGTCCGGTCGCCGCTCTTCAATCAGATCATGTATGGAAAGGATGGGCTGAGTTCGGCCGAGCGCGAACTCGGCGCGGTTGGCGCCTCCGTCGTGAACCGCTGCATTTATTGCGCCGCAGTCCACGCTTCCCGCTTCAACAACCTTTCCAAGCGCCCAGGCGTCATCGACGAGATTTTCGAGCGAGAGCGCCAGGCCAGGCTCGAACCTCGCGACCAGGCGATCTTCGATTTTTCCGCTCAGTTGTCCGAGACCCCACCGGCCATCCCAAAAACCGCTGCGGCGGATCTGGCTAATGCCGGCCTGAACACATTGGAGGCCGTCGATCTCGTGCTTTCGAGCGCGCTCTTCGGGTGGGCCAATCGTCTCATGCACACCTTGGGCGAGCCGACAGAGCGAGAGCAGGCACCGCGGTAA
- a CDS encoding CMD domain-containing protein — protein sequence MTLIEEIVDARPGSDLAEALTHRAEILRLSQSTHDAVLFPQSPGAISHGLRAALASRMARQYEVPKLAEHYEELIQQSRDNDEPHDAATDAQTAAIVAHCDLLTLRPRDATRADIEKLKASGMGEPDVVRLAELAAFVSYQARVIKGLQALKGAK from the coding sequence GTGACACTGATCGAAGAGATCGTGGATGCTCGTCCTGGCTCGGATCTGGCCGAAGCCCTGACGCACCGCGCCGAGATCCTGCGTTTGAGCCAATCAACCCACGACGCCGTGCTGTTCCCGCAATCGCCGGGCGCGATAAGTCACGGGCTTCGTGCCGCTCTCGCTTCTCGCATGGCCCGTCAGTACGAGGTGCCGAAGCTCGCGGAGCATTATGAGGAGCTGATCCAGCAGAGCCGCGATAACGACGAACCGCACGACGCTGCGACAGACGCTCAGACCGCCGCAATCGTCGCGCACTGCGACCTTCTCACATTGCGTCCCCGCGACGCGACCAGAGCCGACATCGAGAAGCTGAAAGCATCAGGCATGGGCGAGCCGGACGTCGTTCGCCTCGCCGAGTTGGCAGCATTCGTCAGCTACCAGGCCAGAGTGATCAAAGGCCTGCAGGCGTTGAAGGGGGCAAAATGA
- a CDS encoding NAD(P)-binding domain-containing protein — MTAPDANLKALEARLAQDLAWLELPAKSWVPPQYVEDQRVRDVVIVGAGMAGLVASGMLKRLGVDNHQVLDRAPSGREGPWATYARMRTLRSPKQLTGPAMGLPALTFRAYFEARFGREAWEKLDRAPRLVWMDYLIWYRKVLSLPVENEVEVQAIDPRPDGLLALQVAHNAGVETVFARHVVLASGRDGLGGPFVPSITEAVDRRFWAHTADEIDFEGLRNKRLAVIGAGASSMDNAAVALETGCARLDLFIRREDIPRVNKFTGIGSQGVIHGFAGLPDEWKWRFLDHTIRAQTPPPRPSTLRVSQHANAHFHLGSPILKLEEQGDHVVLTTPKGAYDVDFIIFGTGFQVDLLARPELSAVAPFIRLWRDRFAAPEDMPNPELENSPDLGGSFEFLEKVPGTCPALHQIHCFNFPATLSHGKLSGDIPAISEGADRLARGIVRSLFVADRERHYAALTAFDTPELLGDEWTDADAAAGAPHAAA; from the coding sequence GTGACCGCACCGGACGCCAACCTCAAAGCTCTGGAAGCGCGACTTGCGCAGGATCTGGCCTGGTTGGAGTTGCCTGCGAAAAGCTGGGTTCCGCCGCAGTACGTCGAAGATCAGCGCGTTCGCGATGTGGTCATCGTCGGCGCCGGCATGGCAGGGCTCGTCGCGTCGGGCATGCTCAAGCGGCTTGGGGTCGACAATCACCAGGTTCTGGATCGAGCGCCGTCAGGCCGGGAAGGGCCATGGGCAACCTACGCCCGGATGCGGACACTGCGATCACCGAAGCAGTTGACCGGCCCGGCGATGGGCCTGCCGGCGTTGACGTTCCGAGCCTACTTTGAGGCCCGTTTCGGGCGTGAAGCCTGGGAGAAGCTCGACCGCGCACCACGCCTGGTCTGGATGGATTATCTGATCTGGTATCGGAAGGTGCTGAGCCTGCCGGTCGAAAACGAGGTCGAGGTTCAGGCGATCGACCCGCGCCCCGATGGCCTCTTGGCGCTGCAGGTCGCTCACAATGCGGGAGTCGAGACGGTGTTTGCCCGTCACGTCGTCCTAGCCAGCGGCCGCGATGGTCTCGGCGGCCCCTTTGTCCCGTCGATAACTGAAGCCGTTGACCGAAGGTTCTGGGCGCATACCGCAGACGAAATTGACTTCGAAGGACTGCGAAACAAGCGCTTGGCGGTCATCGGCGCAGGTGCGTCTTCGATGGATAATGCTGCGGTGGCGCTTGAGACAGGCTGTGCCCGGCTGGACCTCTTCATCCGTCGTGAGGACATCCCGCGGGTCAACAAGTTTACTGGCATCGGCAGCCAGGGCGTCATTCATGGCTTTGCGGGCCTGCCCGACGAGTGGAAGTGGCGCTTCCTGGATCACACCATCAGAGCGCAGACGCCGCCGCCCAGGCCGAGCACACTGCGCGTGTCGCAGCACGCAAACGCTCATTTCCATCTCGGAAGCCCAATTCTGAAGCTGGAGGAGCAGGGAGATCACGTCGTTCTGACGACGCCGAAGGGCGCGTACGATGTGGACTTCATCATCTTCGGCACGGGATTTCAGGTCGATCTCCTGGCCCGTCCGGAGCTTTCGGCCGTCGCCCCGTTTATCAGACTCTGGCGCGATCGGTTCGCCGCGCCCGAAGACATGCCCAACCCCGAGCTGGAAAACTCACCTGACCTCGGCGGCAGCTTCGAATTCCTGGAAAAGGTGCCCGGTACGTGCCCGGCGCTGCACCAGATTCACTGCTTCAACTTCCCGGCGACCTTGAGCCACGGCAAGCTCTCCGGGGACATCCCGGCAATCAGCGAGGGAGCTGATCGGCTGGCTCGCGGGATCGTTCGCAGCCTCTTCGTGGCCGATCGAGAACGCCACTATGCGGCTCTCACGGCGTTCGACACGCCAGAACTTCTTGGAGACGAATGGACCGATGCCGACGCAGCCGCAGGAGCACCGCATGCCGCTGCGTAA
- a CDS encoding amino acid ABC transporter ATP-binding protein: protein MLELKNIKLSYGNTQVLNGVDLSVNRGDVVSIIGPSGTGKTTLLKCINYLVKPSSGTIAFDQLHMDYAQADKKTIQAVRLRTAMVFQQFNVFKNMTVLQNVMDPLVVVQRKSQDEAREIALRELERVGLSAKRDSYPSQLSGGQLQRTGIARALAVRPDVMLFDEPTSSLDPELVSEVLKVIKDVTSSGITSLLVTHEMQFAKNISNRIVFMDQGVVAADGSPAEIFDAPANPRLAQFLQTELAFH from the coding sequence ATGCTTGAACTCAAGAATATCAAGCTGTCCTACGGAAATACGCAGGTCCTCAACGGCGTCGATCTGTCTGTCAATCGCGGCGACGTGGTCTCCATCATCGGCCCAAGCGGCACAGGCAAGACCACGCTGCTCAAGTGCATCAACTACCTCGTGAAGCCATCGTCCGGGACCATCGCGTTCGATCAGCTCCACATGGACTATGCCCAAGCCGACAAGAAGACCATTCAGGCGGTGCGGCTGCGTACCGCCATGGTCTTCCAGCAGTTCAACGTCTTCAAGAATATGACCGTCCTCCAGAACGTGATGGACCCGCTGGTCGTTGTGCAGCGGAAGTCGCAGGATGAGGCACGTGAGATCGCCCTGCGGGAGCTGGAGCGCGTCGGTCTCTCCGCAAAACGGGATAGCTATCCCTCTCAGCTTTCAGGCGGCCAGTTGCAGCGGACGGGCATCGCTCGCGCACTTGCGGTACGGCCCGATGTGATGCTGTTCGACGAGCCGACGTCGTCACTCGACCCCGAACTCGTCAGCGAGGTGCTGAAGGTCATCAAGGATGTGACCTCGTCCGGCATCACGTCGCTGCTCGTTACGCACGAGATGCAGTTCGCCAAGAATATCTCGAACCGGATCGTCTTCATGGATCAGGGCGTCGTTGCTGCTGACGGTAGCCCGGCCGAGATTTTTGACGCCCCAGCCAACCCACGCCTTGCCCAGTTCCTGCAAACCGAACTCGCCTTCCACTGA
- a CDS encoding transporter substrate-binding domain-containing protein yields the protein MSATNSISRRGFAVVTGSAMILLATATGALAQAAGGVPRVVKIATSAESKPLAWGAIGVEPQGYEPDLLRAINAKLPQYKFEMEGVADIAQETGLATGKYDMACGGYYRSDARAKQFIIPENPMGASLLKIYSRKDSDIAAMKDLVGKRIVPLTAGGGTYRFVVSWMQENPSHKLEITTSSAGIPYPDRLKEVQNSKFDALILPSNLGEQTVIEEQKLDIKASDPVFSANTYMLIHKADKNKALAEDVNKVLKELKEDGTMDKLSQKWFGEEIVRFMK from the coding sequence ATGTCTGCGACGAATTCAATCTCTCGCCGCGGGTTCGCGGTCGTAACCGGCAGCGCCATGATCCTGCTCGCCACCGCAACCGGCGCTCTTGCGCAGGCCGCTGGGGGTGTGCCGCGGGTCGTCAAGATTGCGACTTCAGCAGAATCCAAGCCGCTCGCCTGGGGCGCGATCGGCGTCGAGCCGCAGGGATATGAGCCCGACCTGCTGCGCGCCATCAACGCGAAGCTCCCCCAATACAAGTTCGAGATGGAGGGCGTTGCGGACATCGCCCAGGAAACCGGCCTCGCGACAGGCAAGTACGATATGGCCTGCGGTGGCTATTACAGGTCGGACGCCCGCGCGAAGCAGTTCATCATCCCCGAGAACCCGATGGGCGCGAGCTTGCTGAAGATCTACAGCCGCAAGGACAGCGACATTGCGGCGATGAAGGACCTCGTAGGAAAGAGAATCGTTCCGCTGACCGCCGGTGGCGGTACCTATCGCTTCGTCGTCAGTTGGATGCAGGAAAACCCGAGCCACAAGCTGGAAATCACGACCTCGAGCGCCGGCATCCCGTATCCGGATCGGCTCAAAGAGGTCCAGAACAGCAAGTTCGACGCGCTGATCCTACCGTCCAACCTGGGTGAGCAGACCGTCATCGAGGAGCAGAAGCTCGACATCAAGGCGTCCGACCCGGTCTTCAGCGCCAACACCTACATGCTGATCCACAAGGCCGACAAAAACAAAGCCCTCGCCGAGGACGTGAACAAGGTTCTGAAGGAGCTCAAAGAAGACGGGACGATGGATAAACTTTCGCAGAAATGGTTCGGCGAAGAGATCGTCCGGTTCATGAAATAG
- a CDS encoding amino acid ABC transporter permease — protein MDLKTMIPELMTALPLTLAITFVAMVAGFCLALITTTLRVVHIPVLSSLAALYVSYARSVPVVLQLFVTFYGLPLLVAIFGMADFFTPNVAAMLGLSFYHGGYLSEVMRPAYLAVDRGQHDAADSLGYTFRQKMMGVVGPQAVHIALPGYGNALIYLAHNVALVMYIGAADVMATAHLIMQRAYNQYQFETYLVLAVIYSIMCLIIWVIVRYFERRSPMYVPAVGPAKRVAMPSL, from the coding sequence GTGGATCTTAAGACGATGATCCCCGAGTTGATGACGGCTCTGCCGCTGACACTCGCTATCACTTTCGTGGCGATGGTCGCCGGCTTCTGCCTGGCCCTGATAACGACGACGTTGCGCGTCGTTCACATCCCGGTCCTGAGTTCGCTCGCGGCGCTCTACGTATCCTACGCGCGCAGTGTTCCTGTCGTGCTGCAGTTGTTCGTGACATTCTATGGCCTGCCGCTCCTCGTCGCCATTTTCGGTATGGCTGACTTCTTTACCCCGAACGTCGCAGCGATGCTGGGGTTGAGCTTCTATCATGGCGGTTACTTGTCCGAGGTGATGCGCCCGGCGTATCTCGCGGTCGATCGTGGCCAGCACGATGCCGCGGATAGCCTTGGTTACACCTTCAGGCAGAAAATGATGGGTGTCGTCGGCCCCCAGGCAGTACACATCGCACTGCCTGGTTACGGCAACGCGCTCATCTATCTCGCCCATAATGTTGCGCTCGTCATGTACATCGGCGCGGCGGACGTCATGGCGACTGCACATCTCATCATGCAGCGCGCGTACAACCAGTACCAGTTCGAGACCTACCTGGTCCTCGCGGTCATCTACTCGATCATGTGCCTGATCATCTGGGTGATCGTGCGGTACTTCGAGCGCCGCTCACCCATGTACGTGCCAGCAGTCGGTCCCGCCAAGCGCGTGGCCATGCCTAGCCTCTGA
- a CDS encoding amino acid ABC transporter permease, whose protein sequence is MFEADILLEDIREILSAVPFTLFMALVTFVFSTIIGSLFALAEYRNIPILREFIFAYKVAFKGIPLVIVIFLGYYGLPPTIQFLASLIGINFNGHHTPNWVLLVIGVTACIAAFQAEVIKGALNSFDNGQADAARSLGYTNGQLFRRVMFPQVVIAAIPDLTNSIMVIMKALSLGFAIEVVDIFAQSQLTAALNFYYLEAFVIAVVIYMIIAFLVTTAADRLERSLRVWT, encoded by the coding sequence ATGTTCGAAGCGGACATTCTCCTCGAAGACATTCGAGAAATCCTCAGTGCCGTGCCGTTTACGCTGTTCATGGCGCTGGTGACGTTCGTGTTCTCGACGATCATCGGCAGCCTGTTCGCCCTCGCCGAGTATCGGAATATCCCGATCCTGCGGGAGTTCATTTTTGCATACAAGGTCGCCTTCAAGGGCATCCCGCTCGTGATCGTCATCTTCCTTGGCTATTACGGCCTGCCGCCAACGATCCAGTTCCTGGCATCGCTGATCGGGATAAATTTCAACGGGCACCACACTCCGAACTGGGTTCTGCTCGTCATCGGCGTGACCGCTTGCATCGCCGCCTTTCAGGCAGAGGTGATCAAGGGCGCCCTGAACTCGTTCGACAATGGCCAAGCCGATGCGGCCCGCTCGCTTGGATACACCAATGGCCAGCTATTTCGCCGGGTGATGTTCCCGCAGGTCGTCATCGCGGCGATTCCGGACCTGACCAATTCGATCATGGTCATCATGAAGGCATTGTCGCTCGGCTTCGCTATCGAAGTGGTCGACATTTTTGCCCAGTCTCAGCTCACGGCCGCACTGAACTTCTACTACCTCGAGGCATTCGTGATCGCTGTCGTGATCTACATGATCATCGCGTTCTTGGTGACGACGGCCGCTGACCGGTTGGAGCGCTCGCTGCGGGTCTGGACCTGA
- a CDS encoding transmembrane anchor protein, protein MYNTDIPTRAELPTTKQLLRSTAIALVSAAGILVTIVLPAEYAIDPTGIGRALQLTEMGEIKTQLALEAEADRARDNQAPSGPAETVPVAPAPDKRSSLLTYVLANLLVTPAHAQGTGRSDETVITLKPNEGAEYKLTMKAGAKVSFSWTTENGNVNYDMHGIPAGGGKEKSYKQGRGVPGDEGVLTAESDGGHGWFFRNRGRADVTIKLKTTGAYTEIKRMS, encoded by the coding sequence ATGTACAACACAGACATTCCGACCCGCGCCGAACTGCCGACCACCAAGCAGCTCCTGCGCTCCACCGCCATCGCCCTCGTCTCCGCGGCCGGCATCCTCGTGACGATCGTCCTCCCGGCCGAGTACGCCATCGATCCGACGGGCATCGGCCGCGCACTCCAGCTCACCGAGATGGGCGAGATCAAGACCCAACTGGCGCTGGAGGCCGAAGCCGACCGTGCTCGCGACAACCAGGCTCCATCAGGCCCTGCGGAAACTGTGCCGGTGGCCCCTGCACCAGACAAGCGGTCCAGCCTGTTGACATACGTCTTGGCCAACCTCCTCGTGACGCCTGCCCACGCACAAGGAACAGGTAGAAGCGACGAGACGGTGATCACGCTCAAACCGAACGAGGGCGCCGAGTACAAGCTCACGATGAAGGCCGGAGCCAAGGTCAGCTTCAGCTGGACGACCGAAAACGGCAACGTGAACTACGACATGCACGGCATTCCCGCAGGAGGCGGCAAGGAGAAGAGCTACAAGCAGGGCCGAGGTGTCCCCGGCGACGAAGGCGTCCTAACGGCGGAAAGCGACGGAGGCCATGGCTGGTTTTTTCGCAACCGAGGCAGGGCTGACGTCACGATCAAGCTCAAGACCACAGGTGCCTATACCGAGATAAAGCGCATGAGCTGA